The nucleotide window AAAATGAGTCTGGGACTCTTACAGAAGCAGTAGAAAAATGGGCTAAAGTAAGAGATACACTCAGTAAGGAAGATATAAAAGTTATAATGAAAAAGGCTATAATAGTAGAACTTTATAACGGAGTAACTCATATCCGTACCCATGCTGATACGTGTTCAAAAAACTTAAACTCAGTCAAAGCAGCGTTAGAAGTTAAAGAAGAAATGAGAAAGTACGTTGACTTACAAGTGGTAGCTTTTCCTGAACAAGGTGTTTTTAACTGCAACCCTGAGGAATTTATAAGGGCTATTCAAATAAGCGACATTATAGGAGGAAAACCTGACGGCGAAGATAGTGAGGACTTGGGAAAAGAGCAATTGAGGCTTATAGCCGAATACTCACTAAAGACTGGTAAACCTATCGACGTACACATAGATCAAGGTGACGAGTTAACGAGGTTCACTGAATATTTGTTATCCTTAAAACAAACCCACGTTGCCCTTTCTCACCTTACAGCACTTCACTCTGCTTCTAATGAATATTCAAATAGAATTCTCGGTTTGATAAAGAAAAAGAACGCATCGGTAATAAGTTCACCCTTAACTACAGTATACCTTAACGCAAGGTATGATAGTTATCCCAAAAGGAGGGGGGTTACCAGAATAAGAGAGATGTTAAAGAGAGGGATTAACGTTTGTCTAGGTC belongs to Stygiolobus caldivivus and includes:
- a CDS encoding amidohydrolase family protein, translating into MTIIKNTSGFSGVITINDGENIVIDAEGRLAVPSFYDMHVHLENALTLKYTGENESGTLTEAVEKWAKVRDTLSKEDIKVIMKKAIIVELYNGVTHIRTHADTCSKNLNSVKAALEVKEEMRKYVDLQVVAFPEQGVFNCNPEEFIRAIQISDIIGGKPDGEDSEDLGKEQLRLIAEYSLKTGKPIDVHIDQGDELTRFTEYLLSLKQTHVALSHLTALHSASNEYSNRILGLIKKKNASVISSPLTTVYLNARYDSYPKRRGVTRIREMLKRGINVCLGHDDFQNPFFPLGFGDIIQALYLGILLEQIDPVDEVISLITVNSEREFSYATKPSTDDLVILDAKSIREQLSTLASRFMVIRNNKVIAKTNKSGEVILDGNKFNPYSLI